The Methanobacterium lacus genome includes a region encoding these proteins:
- a CDS encoding Mrp/NBP35 family ATP-binding protein — protein sequence MATEEKELKYSAEEEHKIKLMQQEVDIVRRMSKIKHKIAVMSGKGGVGKSTIAVNLAAAFAKKGYKTGIMDVDIHGPNVPMMLGVEGKHLIFTSDGIQPVETEGIKIMSVGFFLDSLDSPVIWRGPKKTGVIKQFLSEVNWGDLDVLIIDNPPGTGDEPLTILQSVPLDGVVLVTTPQAVVQEDVRKGINLVLDSKVPIIGIVENMSGFICPHCNEEVPIFGSGNTEEMAKKMDVHFLGKLPLNVETPVSSDTGTPIVIKDPNSDIAIKISEIANYIEKTVIKKK from the coding sequence ATGGCAACTGAAGAAAAAGAACTTAAATATAGTGCAGAAGAGGAACATAAAATTAAATTGATGCAGCAAGAAGTGGACATTGTAAGAAGAATGAGTAAAATTAAACATAAGATTGCTGTAATGAGTGGAAAGGGAGGAGTAGGTAAATCTACCATTGCTGTTAACTTGGCTGCTGCCTTTGCAAAGAAAGGCTATAAAACAGGTATTATGGATGTTGATATTCATGGTCCCAACGTTCCAATGATGCTCGGAGTGGAAGGAAAACATTTAATATTCACATCTGATGGTATTCAACCCGTTGAAACTGAAGGCATCAAGATCATGTCCGTAGGATTTTTTTTAGATTCACTGGATTCACCAGTTATCTGGAGGGGACCTAAGAAAACTGGAGTCATAAAACAGTTCTTATCAGAAGTTAACTGGGGAGATCTGGATGTTTTGATCATAGATAATCCACCAGGCACAGGTGATGAACCATTAACAATATTACAATCAGTACCATTGGATGGTGTAGTCCTGGTCACAACTCCCCAGGCAGTTGTGCAAGAAGATGTAAGAAAGGGTATAAACCTTGTTCTGGATTCTAAAGTTCCAATAATTGGTATTGTTGAGAACATGTCCGGATTTATCTGCCCCCACTGTAATGAAGAAGTTCCTATATTCGGCTCAGGAAACACAGAAGAAATGGCTAAAAAAATGGATGTACACTTCCTTGGAAAGTTACCATTAAATGTGGAAACACCAGTTTCATCAGACACAGGAACTCCCATAGTTATCAAAGATCCAAATTCAGATATAGCCATAAAAATATCAGAAATTGCTAATTATATTGAGAAAACAGTAATCAAAAAAAAGTGA
- a CDS encoding SOUL family heme-binding protein translates to MVETLAYEVESKDGNFEIRKYGDHILAHVDIEAPFNEAMNMGFSVLANYIFGGNKKRSSIEMTAPVEEEKRKSEKIPMTAPVTEESLKESEKIKMTTPVTEEENGNIHRISFVMPSKYTMEALPEPEDERIKFEEIKEEKMAVLKFKGRVKEKLAAEKIEEMKRWLKENNIQPESNFVVAQYNHPAVPGFLRRNEIMVEI, encoded by the coding sequence ATGGTCGAGACCTTGGCATACGAAGTTGAAAGTAAGGATGGAAATTTTGAAATAAGAAAATATGGAGATCATATACTGGCCCATGTGGATATAGAAGCACCATTTAATGAAGCGATGAATATGGGGTTTTCAGTACTTGCAAACTACATTTTTGGAGGTAACAAGAAACGTTCAAGTATAGAAATGACTGCTCCTGTTGAAGAAGAAAAAAGAAAATCCGAAAAAATCCCAATGACTGCACCAGTAACAGAAGAATCTTTAAAAGAATCAGAAAAGATCAAAATGACCACACCTGTTACTGAAGAAGAAAATGGGAATATACATAGAATATCCTTTGTAATGCCCTCTAAATACACTATGGAAGCTTTGCCTGAACCTGAAGATGAAAGAATTAAGTTTGAAGAAATAAAAGAAGAGAAAATGGCTGTATTAAAATTTAAAGGCAGGGTCAAAGAGAAGTTAGCTGCTGAAAAGATTGAAGAAATGAAGAGATGGCTGAAAGAAAATAATATTCAACCAGAATCAAATTTCGTGGTGGCACAGTACAACCATCCAGCAGTGCCAGGTTTTCTAAGAAGAAATGAAATAATGGTTGAAATCTAA
- a CDS encoding Asp23/Gls24 family envelope stress response protein, whose amino-acid sequence MEGFTDFKERLTNNRSKTAIYVWFGSIIFAFLFTVLIWFLGPNLNHFTVTLLPLNNINHYYWKLPDRNFWTMVIVWSFYIANQLLIWGAIYWAQKNLTKEKTNPTYDLTKYNVAVLSITVFFIFLHLIQTHIWFDGLAQDVPIITSQGSVILMLAIALVLLNPVQGLFLGKKAGKPFTARVTEFIRHTHMYIISWALIYTFWFHPMATDPQLLTGFFFMFLLFTQMALAYTKVHLDLRWIVILQSWVAIHALFVAFYNTLFFGNTDMWPMFFSGFAFMFVFTYMYALNVKRNVKFLVTAAYILLVAFIYIPAPYGFGRDPSFLLRLEFLWIPIILYGLAALIALIIFIWLKLRNKPRSIEKLKETPY is encoded by the coding sequence ATGGAAGGTTTTACAGATTTTAAAGAGAGACTTACAAATAATAGGTCTAAAACTGCAATTTATGTCTGGTTTGGATCGATTATTTTTGCTTTTTTATTCACCGTACTCATATGGTTTCTAGGGCCGAATCTTAACCATTTTACAGTTACACTACTACCATTGAACAATATCAACCATTACTATTGGAAACTTCCAGACAGAAATTTCTGGACCATGGTAATTGTATGGAGCTTCTACATAGCTAACCAACTGCTAATTTGGGGAGCCATATATTGGGCTCAAAAAAATCTAACCAAGGAGAAAACTAATCCTACCTATGATTTAACCAAATACAATGTCGCAGTTTTGTCAATCACAGTGTTCTTCATATTCCTACACTTAATACAGACTCATATCTGGTTTGATGGATTAGCACAGGATGTGCCCATAATAACCAGTCAAGGATCTGTTATTCTGATGCTGGCCATAGCATTAGTACTGCTTAACCCAGTTCAGGGATTATTCCTCGGAAAAAAAGCAGGAAAACCCTTTACTGCAAGAGTGACAGAATTCATCCGCCACACTCACATGTACATAATATCATGGGCTTTGATCTACACATTCTGGTTCCATCCCATGGCCACAGATCCCCAGCTTCTTACAGGATTCTTCTTCATGTTCCTTTTATTTACCCAGATGGCACTGGCCTACACCAAAGTTCATCTGGATCTCAGATGGATTGTAATCCTCCAAAGCTGGGTAGCAATCCATGCACTATTTGTAGCATTCTACAACACACTATTTTTCGGAAATACAGATATGTGGCCCATGTTCTTCTCAGGATTCGCCTTCATGTTTGTATTTACCTATATGTATGCATTGAATGTGAAAAGAAATGTCAAATTCCTTGTTACTGCTGCTTACATCCTTCTCGTTGCATTCATATATATTCCAGCACCCTATGGATTTGGAAGGGATCCATCCTTCCTGCTTCGACTGGAATTCCTTTGGATTCCTATAATTCTCTATGGACTAGCGGCGTTAATAGCATTAATAATATTTATATGGCTTAAACTGAGGAATAAACCGCGAAGTATTGAGAAACTTAAGGAAACACCCTACTAA
- a CDS encoding nuclease-related domain-containing protein, which yields MVSNKEIVDKYDNGLLVCLNCEYSYALEPGESPDDFILKCSCGGKLNYQKSEREIQTRTKGFAEKKSDQNKFKKRLGLYSCTLGAVVFVGSIIMSQVVLGMIALFLSVFVGTRLYSSGVENGKRWNKGILGEKRVIKYLNMLPEAYFVFNDVKFPGSYGDLDHIVVGPTGIFVIETKNYQGSYVVKEDGWYYQNGEGIKKSKGQPGKQVMRNAMSLKRFMATNNINMKGVWIDPIVTLVNNNFEIIEKPEYYNVLSPSAIPKFIVNKKNHTAPSILQRTIDLIEPYCTELSYLEEDRAS from the coding sequence ATGGTTTCAAACAAAGAAATAGTTGATAAATATGATAATGGTCTGTTAGTGTGTCTAAATTGTGAATATTCCTATGCACTGGAACCCGGAGAATCACCCGATGATTTTATACTGAAATGCAGCTGCGGTGGAAAATTAAATTATCAAAAATCTGAAAGAGAAATACAAACTAGAACAAAGGGGTTTGCAGAGAAGAAAAGTGATCAAAACAAGTTTAAAAAAAGACTTGGATTATACTCCTGCACCTTAGGAGCTGTGGTGTTTGTTGGTTCTATCATAATGAGCCAAGTAGTGTTGGGAATGATAGCACTGTTTTTAAGCGTGTTTGTTGGGACTCGCCTTTATTCTAGTGGTGTTGAAAATGGTAAACGTTGGAACAAAGGGATTTTGGGAGAAAAAAGAGTTATAAAATATTTAAATATGCTGCCTGAAGCCTACTTTGTTTTTAATGATGTTAAGTTTCCTGGAAGTTATGGTGATCTAGATCACATTGTTGTTGGTCCCACCGGAATTTTTGTGATCGAAACCAAAAATTATCAGGGATCCTACGTTGTTAAGGAAGATGGTTGGTACTACCAAAATGGAGAGGGTATTAAAAAATCCAAGGGACAACCTGGAAAACAGGTCATGAGAAATGCCATGTCCCTGAAGAGATTCATGGCAACTAATAATATCAACATGAAGGGTGTTTGGATAGACCCAATCGTAACCCTAGTGAATAATAATTTCGAGATAATAGAAAAACCAGAATATTACAATGTTTTATCACCTTCAGCCATACCAAAGTTCATAGTGAATAAGAAAAATCATACAGCTCCCAGTATTCTTCAAAGGACCATTGATTTAATTGAACCCTACTGTACAGAACTATCATATTTAGAGGAAGACCGTGCATCTTAA